From a region of the Lactuca sativa cultivar Salinas chromosome 4, Lsat_Salinas_v11, whole genome shotgun sequence genome:
- the LOC111877159 gene encoding boron transporter 4-like yields the protein MYTYLYNFAKGRQDLGQKLFLAWAGWVCTWTALMLFILAIFNVCVIINRFTRIAGETFGMLISVLFIQEAIKGLVSEFKIPKNEDPNKVKYQFQWLYTNGILAVVFSFGLLYTALKSRKARSWWFGTGRLRSLIADYGVPLMIIVWTAVSFSVPGKLPSGVPRRLFSPLLWESESTYHWTVIKDMGKVPPAYIFAAFIPALMIAGLYFFDHSVASQLAQQKEFNLKNPSAYHYDILLLGFMTLLCGLLGLPPSNGVLPQSPMHTKSLAVLKKQFIRKKLVASAKESIKQKASSSEIYNKMQTVFIEIDSSPITTTIVKELKDLQEAVMKVEDGEENTKGKFDPEEHIDAHLPVRVNEQRVSNLLQSLLLAGSICAMPLIKLIPTSVLWGYFAYMAIDSLPGNQFWERILLLFVPSGRRYKVLEKVHASFIESVPFRSIVIFTVFQIMYFLVCYGVTWVPVAGILFPVPFFLLISIRQHILPKLFQLHYLRELDAAEYEEIVGSPTRPPSFNLRESDSGNGGSNEGDVAICDAEILDQMTTNRGELKVRNLSFREDRRTQQIYHEDYTQSE from the exons ATGTACACTTACTTGTATAACTTTGCTAAAGGGAGGCAAGATTTGGGGCAAAAACTGTTCTTGGCATGGGCTGGATG GGTATGCACTTGGACAGCTCTGATGTTGTTCATTCTTGCAATTTTCAATGTATGTGTTATCATCAATAGGTTTACAAGGATTGCAGGGGAAACTTTTGGGATGTTAATTTCTGTTCTTTTCATTCAAGAGGCCATCAAG GGACTGGTGAGCGAGTTCAAGATTCCTAAAAATGAGGATCCCAATAAAGTGAAGTATCAATTTCAGTGGCTTTACACCAATGGTATTCTTGCAGTTGTATTCTCATTTGGGCTTCTATACACTGCATTAAAAAGCAGGAAAGCAAGATCATGGTGGTTTGGAACAG GGCGACTTAGAAGCTTGATAGCAGACTATGGAGTCCCATTGATGATTATAGTGTGGACAGCTGTCTCTTTCAGTGTACCTGGAAAACTCCCTTCTGGAGTTCCAAGAAGACTCTTTAGTCCACTCTTATGGGAATCTGAATCAACATACCATTGGACTGTTATCAAG GATATGGGTAAAGTTCCTCCTGCATACATCTTTGCAGCCTTCATCCCAGCTCTTATGATAGCTGGGCTTTATTTCTTTGATCATAGTGTTGCTTCACAGTTAGCTCAACAGAAAGAATTCAACCTTAAGAACCCTTCAGCCTATCATTATGACATTCTTTTGCTTGGATTCATG ACGTTGCTTTGCGGATTATTGGGACTACCTCCTTCAAATGGTGTCTTGCCTCAATCACCCATGCACACTAAAAGCCTAGCAGTTCTCAAAAAACAG TTTATTagaaagaagttggtagctagtgCTAAGGAAAGCATAAAGCAGAAAGCTAGCAGTTCTGAGATCTACAACAAGATGCAAACCGTTTTCATTGAAATTGATAGCTCTCCAATT ACAACTACGATAGTTAAAGAACTAAAGGACTTGCAAGAAGCAGTGATGAAAGTAGAAGATGGAGAAGAAAACACAAAGGGGAAGTTTGATCCTGAGGAGCACATCGATGCACACTTACCTGTGAGAGTTAATGAGCAAAGAGTCAGCAATCTACTGCAGTCGCTTCTTTTAGCAGGATCTATTTGTGCAATGCCACTTATAAAGTTAATACCAACTTCAGTTCTTTGGGGCTATTTTGCTTACATGGCCATTGATAGTCTTCCTGGAAACCAGTTTTGGGAAAGGATTTTGCTTCTTTTTGTCCCCTCTGGCAGAAGATACAA GGTTCTGGAAAAGGTTCATGCTTCTTTCATCGAGTCAGTCCCATTTAGAAGCATAGTCATATTCACAGTCTTCCAAATCATGTATTTCCTCGTATGTTATGGTGTGACATGGGTCCCTGTAGCTGGAATTCTCTTCCCAGTTCCTTTCTTTCTTCTCATCAGCATAAGACAACACATTCTACCAAAACTATTCCAGCTCCATTATCTCAGGGAGCTTGATGCAGCTGAATATGAGGAAATTGTGGGTAGTCCAACACGACCTCCTAGTTTCAATCTCAGG GAATCGGATAGTGGAAATGGTGGGAGCAACGAAGGTGACGTGGCAATATGTGATGCTGAAATACTTGATCAAATGACTACAAATAGAGGGGAGCTCAAGGTTCGGAATCTTAGCTTTAGAGAAGATAGACGCACCCAG CAAATTTACCACGAAGACTATACCCAGTCTGAGTGA